The following coding sequences lie in one Bacteroidia bacterium genomic window:
- a CDS encoding acyl-CoA dehydrogenase, which translates to MLFELTEEQKMIKQAARDFAQNELLPGVIERDEKMLFAHEQIKKMGELGFLGLMVDPKYGGAGMDTMSYVLAMEEISKVDNSASVCMSVNNSLVCWGLETYGTEEQKQKYLTRLAKGEIIGAFCLSEPEAGSDATSQRTTAVDMGDYYLVNGTKNWITNGGNASVYLVIAQTYPEKGHKGINALIVEKGQEGFIIGAKENKLGIRSSDTHTLMFQDVKVPKSNRIGEDGFGFTFAMKTLAGGRIGIAAQALGIAAGAYELALAYSKERKAFGKPISEHQAVSFKLADMATEIEAARLLVYKAAWHKDQHLNYDQSGAMAKLYASTVAMRHTVEAVQIHGGYGFVKEYHVERLMRDAKITQIYEGTSEVQKIVISRSVLK; encoded by the coding sequence ATGCTTTTCGAACTTACCGAAGAACAAAAAATGATTAAACAAGCCGCCAGGGATTTTGCTCAAAATGAGCTGCTACCCGGGGTTATTGAGCGAGACGAGAAAATGCTTTTCGCCCATGAACAAATTAAAAAAATGGGAGAACTGGGTTTTCTGGGCCTGATGGTGGATCCAAAATACGGAGGTGCAGGAATGGATACCATGTCATATGTGCTGGCTATGGAAGAAATATCGAAAGTAGATAACTCAGCCAGTGTATGCATGAGCGTTAACAACTCCTTGGTTTGCTGGGGTCTTGAAACCTACGGAACTGAAGAACAAAAACAAAAATACCTGACCCGCCTGGCTAAAGGTGAAATTATTGGTGCGTTTTGCCTAAGTGAACCGGAGGCTGGTAGCGATGCCACCTCTCAACGTACTACAGCCGTGGATATGGGCGATTATTACCTCGTTAATGGTACAAAAAACTGGATTACCAACGGAGGAAATGCTTCGGTTTACCTGGTTATTGCTCAAACTTATCCTGAAAAAGGACATAAAGGAATTAATGCACTTATTGTTGAAAAAGGACAGGAAGGTTTTATTATTGGTGCTAAAGAAAATAAATTGGGCATTCGATCTTCAGACACGCACACCTTGATGTTTCAGGATGTGAAGGTTCCTAAATCGAACCGTATTGGTGAAGATGGCTTTGGTTTTACATTCGCCATGAAAACCCTTGCCGGCGGACGTATCGGTATTGCAGCTCAAGCACTTGGTATTGCAGCCGGAGCCTACGAACTTGCCCTGGCCTACTCCAAAGAACGCAAAGCATTCGGAAAACCTATCTCCGAACATCAGGCCGTTTCGTTTAAACTGGCTGATATGGCCACCGAAATTGAAGCTGCACGCCTTTTGGTTTACAAAGCTGCGTGGCATAAAGATCAACACCTGAACTATGACCAAAGTGGAGCAATGGCCAAATTGTATGCATCAACCGTTGCTATGCGCCATACAGTAGAAGCCGTTCAAATCCACGGCGGATATGGCTTTGTAAAAGAGTATCATGTTGAACGTTTAATGCGTGATGCAAAAATTACTCAAATCTACGAAGGCACTTCTGAAGTACAGAAAATTGTAATTTCCAGATCGGTTCTGAAATAA
- a CDS encoding phytanoyl-CoA dioxygenase family protein: METNPILLDKALDDELKREGYVVVPFLSPQQVIDLKTFFIQNHTDALPGFYATAHSPNLGFRKAMNDRIIQEFSTPIQSLFSHCKPLGGSFVVKNNQGSEVLRAHQDWNIVDETRFRSFNIWVPLVDLSSQNGAITVLPGSHAWIENYRGPNIPDDFEQVNSQLWDRMLTLNMKAGQALIYDHRLFHASHANTSDFLRMACVFGIIPENAEMLYYYGNGNQVEVYKSSVDFFMNGNIQEGNKQLEMVKTIPRPIPNLEKLGFTLSKPASSNFWSRLFGRG; this comes from the coding sequence ATGGAAACAAATCCCATTTTACTTGATAAGGCCCTCGATGATGAGTTGAAACGAGAAGGGTATGTCGTTGTTCCTTTTTTATCTCCCCAACAAGTTATTGACTTAAAGACCTTTTTCATTCAAAACCACACCGACGCACTTCCAGGTTTCTACGCCACAGCGCATTCCCCAAACCTCGGGTTCCGAAAGGCAATGAACGACCGAATTATACAGGAGTTTAGCACTCCCATCCAAAGCCTGTTCAGTCATTGCAAACCTTTAGGAGGCTCTTTTGTTGTAAAAAACAACCAGGGTAGCGAGGTGTTACGTGCCCACCAGGATTGGAACATTGTGGATGAAACCAGGTTTCGTTCCTTTAATATTTGGGTTCCTTTAGTCGATCTTTCTTCTCAAAACGGAGCAATTACCGTACTCCCGGGTAGCCATGCATGGATTGAAAACTACCGTGGGCCTAACATTCCTGATGATTTCGAACAGGTAAACTCCCAACTTTGGGATCGCATGCTTACCTTAAACATGAAAGCCGGTCAGGCACTTATTTACGACCACCGATTGTTTCACGCATCGCATGCCAATACAAGCGATTTCCTGCGCATGGCATGTGTTTTTGGCATCATCCCCGAAAATGCCGAAATGCTTTATTATTATGGCAATGGCAACCAGGTAGAAGTTTACAAAAGCAGTGTCGATTTCTTTATGAATGGCAACATCCAGGAAGGCAACAAACAATTAGAAATGGTCAAAACCATCCCCAGGCCCATTCCCAATTTAGAAAAGTTAGGTTTCACCCTTTCGAAGCCTGCTTCAAGCAACTTTTGGTCCCGATTGTTTGGCAGGGGCTAG
- a CDS encoding nucleotidyltransferase domain-containing protein — protein sequence MKLEVERIDAIKNYFSTKPVLNAYLFGSFARNEADYQSDIDILVDLDYSQKIGLQFIQMKLDLEKILGNKVDLVSSQGLSPYIRPIIENEKKLIYAR from the coding sequence ATGAAATTAGAAGTAGAAAGAATCGATGCTATCAAAAATTACTTTTCTACAAAGCCAGTGTTAAATGCTTACCTATTTGGGTCATTTGCAAGAAACGAGGCGGATTATCAAAGTGATATTGACATACTTGTTGACTTGGATTACTCCCAAAAAATTGGATTACAGTTCATTCAAATGAAATTAGATTTAGAGAAGATATTAGGCAATAAAGTTGATTTGGTATCTTCCCAAGGACTTTCACCATATATCCGACCAATAATTGAAAATGAAAAGAAACTAATCTATGCGCGGTAA
- a CDS encoding phytanoyl-CoA dioxygenase family protein, whose translation MFFKDPILQKAFDTDGFVRFPLLDESEVHALNDLYDHSFSSNNPGFYSSSFLADESQRALLNNRIEELVQTKINTLCLPHQKLGACFLTKNTGPQGEMPPHQDWTIVDESGFHAMTIWIPLQDVNAENGALQVVPGSHKFSKALRGPSLKDPFNDLHTQIKKDAVLVPLKKGEAIAFSHAILHASPPNLSPKLRIAVTYGLIPENAEMCFYHQSSPGMVEKYTVKPDFFHRYNTMIGQAPSWLQPSETFNYVEKPVSLQEYNLAKRNYLKQKTMDSYRMNPILKDANHQQFFEKNGYVVLPILEQDKVEQLKSYYNNSAIASEKHEGFHVSMDSADKDFCRATRDFVWSLVLPEMEKYVSNFKPFVASYTAKEPSPRGIVPPHQDWSFADGEQEGNCSITCWIALVDTTLDNGALGVIPGTHRLMQNHRPSPSPQTPVPLANHMFELFPFTQLVEMKAGEMLMFDNRTFHASPPNIAQNTRLAVGIGITQKDAQLVHYYLKPNGKKDTLLKYQVDEEFFIQYDNARLSKMYEKGELIQGYGQPIELPYSFENWDKTTILEEIQALGATINPPLQARMKELFPSMYNQTNRNNPEPELVMDSTPLDSRTFFEKYTPLNIFREIKYKLGLN comes from the coding sequence ATGTTTTTCAAAGATCCTATATTACAAAAAGCCTTTGACACCGATGGCTTTGTTCGCTTTCCACTTTTAGACGAAAGTGAAGTACATGCCTTGAACGATCTTTATGACCATTCTTTTTCTTCTAACAATCCGGGCTTCTATTCCAGTAGCTTCCTTGCCGATGAATCCCAACGAGCACTCCTTAACAACCGTATAGAAGAACTGGTACAAACTAAAATTAATACCCTTTGCCTGCCTCATCAAAAACTGGGTGCCTGCTTCCTGACAAAAAATACCGGACCTCAAGGCGAAATGCCCCCTCACCAGGATTGGACCATTGTAGATGAATCCGGGTTCCATGCCATGACCATTTGGATTCCGTTGCAAGATGTTAATGCCGAAAACGGCGCCCTGCAAGTAGTTCCCGGTAGCCATAAATTTTCAAAAGCCTTGCGTGGACCAAGTCTGAAAGACCCTTTCAACGACCTGCATACCCAAATTAAAAAGGATGCTGTTTTGGTTCCCCTGAAAAAAGGTGAAGCCATCGCTTTCTCCCATGCCATCTTACACGCTTCCCCACCCAACCTAAGCCCAAAATTGCGCATCGCAGTAACCTATGGTCTTATACCCGAAAACGCTGAAATGTGCTTTTACCATCAGTCTTCGCCCGGTATGGTGGAAAAATATACCGTAAAACCAGACTTTTTTCACCGTTACAACACCATGATTGGTCAGGCACCTTCCTGGTTACAACCTTCCGAAACCTTCAACTACGTCGAAAAACCGGTAAGCCTCCAAGAATACAACCTGGCAAAACGAAACTATCTGAAACAAAAAACCATGGACTCTTACCGCATGAACCCCATTTTGAAGGATGCCAACCACCAACAATTTTTTGAAAAAAACGGTTATGTGGTTTTACCCATACTCGAACAAGATAAGGTTGAGCAACTGAAATCTTACTACAATAACTCAGCCATAGCAAGCGAAAAACACGAAGGTTTTCATGTGAGCATGGATAGTGCCGATAAAGATTTTTGCCGGGCAACCCGCGATTTTGTTTGGTCATTAGTGCTTCCTGAAATGGAAAAATATGTTAGCAATTTTAAACCCTTCGTTGCCAGCTATACCGCCAAAGAACCTTCTCCTCGTGGAATCGTTCCTCCTCATCAGGATTGGAGCTTTGCCGATGGTGAACAAGAAGGAAATTGTTCCATAACCTGTTGGATTGCCTTGGTAGACACAACCCTTGACAACGGTGCACTTGGGGTTATTCCCGGAACACATCGCCTCATGCAAAACCACCGCCCTTCCCCTTCCCCGCAAACACCGGTTCCTCTGGCTAACCACATGTTCGAACTATTCCCCTTTACTCAACTGGTGGAAATGAAAGCCGGCGAAATGCTAATGTTTGATAACCGTACCTTCCATGCATCCCCTCCTAATATTGCTCAAAATACCCGCTTAGCAGTTGGAATAGGTATTACCCAAAAGGATGCTCAATTAGTCCATTATTATCTTAAACCCAATGGAAAAAAGGATACCCTCCTGAAATACCAAGTCGACGAAGAGTTCTTTATCCAATACGATAATGCCAGACTCTCTAAAATGTACGAAAAAGGTGAACTAATTCAGGGATATGGCCAACCAATCGAACTGCCATACAGCTTCGAAAATTGGGATAAAACCACCATCCTGGAAGAAATTCAAGCCTTGGGAGCCACCATCAACCCTCCGCTCCAAGCCAGAATGAAAGAACTCTTCCCTTCCATGTACAACCAAACAAACCGGAATAACCCTGAACCTGAATTGGTTATGGACTCTACCCCACTCGATTCCAGAACCTTTTTCGAAAAATACACCCCTCTGAACATCTTTAGAGAAATTAAGTATAAATTAGGGTTGAATTAA
- a CDS encoding MoxR family ATPase has translation MVTDIRELNERIQKESAFVDLITMEMEKTIVGQKYMVERLLIGLLSNGHILLEGVPGLAKTLAIKSLASTIHGNFSRIQFTPDLLPADLIGTLIYNQKKEEFHIRKGPVFANFVLADEINRAPAKVQSALLEAMQERQVTIGDETFVLPEPFLVLATQNPVEQEGTYPLPEAQVDRFMLKIVVGYPQREEEKRIIRQNVLGDFPKPNPIMHPEDIIKARSVVRDVYMDEKIENYIVDIVFASRFPDQYKLGKFKNLISFGGSPRASINLALAAKAYAFIKRRGYVIPEDVRAVCNDVLRHRIGLTYEAEAENISTEEIIAEILNTVEVP, from the coding sequence ATGGTTACAGATATACGCGAATTGAATGAAAGGATCCAAAAAGAAAGTGCATTTGTGGATCTGATTACCATGGAAATGGAAAAGACCATTGTTGGTCAAAAGTACATGGTAGAAAGGCTGTTGATTGGTTTGCTATCCAACGGTCATATTTTATTAGAAGGAGTACCCGGATTGGCGAAAACCCTGGCAATTAAATCCTTGGCCAGTACCATCCATGGCAACTTCAGTCGTATTCAGTTTACCCCTGATTTACTTCCTGCGGATTTGATTGGAACCCTTATATACAATCAAAAAAAGGAGGAGTTTCACATTCGGAAAGGACCGGTATTTGCCAATTTCGTGTTGGCAGATGAAATTAACCGTGCCCCGGCTAAAGTGCAATCGGCCCTGCTTGAAGCCATGCAAGAAAGACAGGTAACCATTGGAGATGAAACTTTTGTTTTGCCGGAACCATTCTTGGTATTGGCCACCCAAAATCCGGTGGAACAAGAAGGAACCTACCCTTTACCGGAGGCCCAGGTAGATCGCTTTATGTTAAAAATTGTGGTGGGCTACCCACAACGGGAAGAGGAAAAAAGAATTATTCGTCAAAATGTATTGGGTGACTTTCCAAAACCCAACCCCATTATGCATCCGGAAGATATCATCAAGGCCAGATCGGTGGTTCGGGATGTTTACATGGATGAAAAGATTGAAAATTACATCGTCGATATTGTGTTTGCCAGTCGTTTTCCCGATCAATATAAACTAGGCAAATTTAAAAACCTGATTAGTTTTGGTGGTTCACCAAGGGCAAGTATTAACCTGGCCCTGGCAGCCAAAGCCTATGCCTTCATCAAACGCAGAGGATACGTAATTCCCGAAGACGTAAGAGCCGTTTGTAACGACGTGCTTCGTCACCGTATTGGATTAACCTACGAAGCAGAAGCAGAAAATATCAGTACCGAGGAAATCATTGCTGAAATCCTCAACACCGTGGAAGTGCCTTAA
- a CDS encoding type II toxin-antitoxin system RelE/ParE family toxin, whose translation MQEIFDYYTIKAGEKVAKRLVKGIVEQSIQLERNPLIGPAEPLLESNLFEYRYLVVGNYKLIYRYENQTIRVVSVFDCRQNPTKLEGISE comes from the coding sequence TTGCAGGAAATTTTTGATTATTACACAATAAAAGCAGGAGAAAAAGTAGCTAAAAGGTTGGTAAAAGGAATTGTTGAACAATCTATTCAATTGGAAAGAAATCCATTGATTGGTCCTGCAGAACCATTATTAGAATCAAACCTATTTGAATATCGATATCTTGTAGTGGGAAATTATAAATTGATTTACAGGTACGAAAATCAAACAATTCGAGTTGTTTCAGTATTTGACTGCAGGCAAAATCCAACCAAACTAGAAGGAATTTCAGAATAG
- a CDS encoding DUF58 domain-containing protein, with protein sequence METNELLSKVRKIEIKTRGLSNQVFSGEYHSVFKGRGMAFSEVREYTPGDDIRTIDWNVTARFGHPYVKVFEEERELTVMLLADMSASGLFGTQSRQKQDMMTEIAAVLAFSAIQNNDKVGIIFFTDRIEKYIPPKKGKSHILRIIRELIDFKPIGSKTDLGLTLKYFTNVMKKRCTAFVISDFISPDFTDSLKIANRKHDVIALRLYDKREKEMPAIGLVRLQDQESGKSQWVDFSVEENRKQYVINALRREEKLKEIFNRSGVDFANIATHENYVNPLMNLFKRREK encoded by the coding sequence ATGGAAACCAATGAACTTCTTTCCAAAGTAAGGAAGATAGAGATTAAAACACGGGGTTTAAGCAACCAGGTGTTTTCAGGCGAATACCATTCGGTGTTTAAAGGGCGGGGTATGGCCTTTTCGGAAGTAAGAGAATACACCCCGGGCGACGATATTAGAACCATCGATTGGAATGTAACCGCCCGTTTTGGTCACCCATATGTAAAAGTATTTGAGGAAGAAAGAGAATTAACTGTTATGCTCCTGGCCGACATGAGCGCTTCCGGCTTGTTTGGAACCCAATCCAGGCAAAAACAAGATATGATGACCGAAATAGCCGCCGTTCTTGCCTTTTCTGCCATCCAAAACAACGATAAAGTCGGTATCATCTTTTTTACCGACCGCATCGAAAAATACATACCGCCCAAAAAAGGCAAAAGCCATATTCTGCGTATCATCCGTGAATTGATCGATTTCAAACCCATAGGTTCGAAAACCGATTTAGGCCTAACGCTGAAATATTTCACCAACGTGATGAAAAAACGTTGTACAGCCTTCGTTATTTCTGACTTTATTTCTCCCGATTTTACTGATTCCCTAAAAATTGCCAACCGAAAACACGATGTTATCGCTCTTCGCCTTTACGACAAACGTGAAAAGGAAATGCCGGCCATCGGATTAGTGCGGTTACAAGATCAAGAAAGCGGAAAATCGCAATGGGTCGATTTTTCCGTTGAAGAAAACAGAAAGCAATATGTCATTAATGCCTTGAGAAGGGAAGAAAAACTGAAGGAAATATTTAACCGAAGCGGTGTTGATTTCGCCAATATCGCCACCCATGAAAACTATGTTAATCCGTTGATGAACCTTTTTAAACGCAGGGAAAAATGA
- a CDS encoding ABC transporter permease, whose protein sequence is MKRRYFANRLLFSSSGNGQGVEGSPILVRIARIGIAIGLAVMLISVSVVTGFQHAIRDKVTGFGSHLVISNFDSNESLEAIPIPANPPYLAQLKAHPDVSHVQAIATKAGIIRVKDNIEGIVVKGIGADFDWSFFQNNLVEGKVFETSDTAKSRNLLVSQALCQRLNLHLGDAVKVFFIQKNDRLERKFTITGIYKTGYSDFDKIYVLANIAHIRKLNEWDSNQASFLEVTVKDFDRLATVADELEELIGYDQKATTIEEERPWIFDWLHMLDLNAIIILALMLVVSCIIMVSAMLALILEKTQVIGTLKTIGMNNADLRGIFMLVGIRIASIGFLWGNLVGIGLLLLQYFTHLIQLDETHYYVSFVPVNLDFRNFLLVNLLSSGMLFLSIFIPLFILYSISPLKAIRYK, encoded by the coding sequence ATGAAGCGACGATATTTTGCAAACCGACTCTTGTTTAGCTCTTCCGGCAATGGCCAGGGAGTAGAAGGCAGCCCCATTTTGGTCAGGATTGCGCGGATTGGGATTGCAATTGGACTTGCGGTAATGCTGATTTCTGTTTCGGTTGTAACCGGATTTCAACATGCTATCCGAGACAAGGTAACAGGGTTTGGTTCCCATTTGGTTATTTCCAATTTTGACAGCAATGAATCGCTCGAGGCCATTCCTATTCCGGCTAATCCACCGTATTTGGCACAGCTCAAAGCCCATCCGGACGTAAGTCATGTTCAGGCCATTGCTACCAAGGCCGGAATAATTCGGGTAAAGGACAATATTGAAGGCATTGTGGTAAAAGGAATTGGGGCCGATTTTGATTGGAGCTTTTTTCAAAACAACCTGGTGGAAGGTAAAGTATTTGAAACCTCTGATACGGCCAAATCGAGAAATTTACTGGTTTCCCAAGCTCTATGCCAACGCCTGAACCTGCATTTAGGCGATGCGGTAAAGGTGTTCTTCATCCAGAAAAATGATCGATTAGAACGTAAATTCACCATAACAGGAATTTATAAAACCGGATACAGTGATTTTGATAAAATCTATGTTTTGGCAAACATTGCCCATATTCGTAAACTGAACGAATGGGACTCTAATCAGGCTAGTTTTCTGGAAGTGACAGTTAAAGACTTTGATCGTTTAGCCACGGTGGCCGACGAATTGGAAGAACTCATTGGTTATGACCAAAAAGCTACCACCATTGAAGAAGAAAGGCCCTGGATTTTCGATTGGCTCCATATGCTCGATTTAAACGCCATCATTATTCTGGCACTCATGCTGGTCGTTTCCTGTATAATTATGGTATCAGCTATGTTGGCCTTGATTTTGGAAAAGACTCAGGTGATAGGAACTCTTAAAACAATAGGCATGAACAATGCTGATTTAAGAGGGATTTTTATGCTGGTTGGTATCAGAATTGCCTCCATTGGATTCTTATGGGGTAATTTGGTTGGAATAGGTCTGCTCCTACTCCAATACTTTACCCACCTCATCCAACTGGATGAAACCCATTACTATGTTTCCTTTGTTCCGGTTAATCTGGACTTTCGCAATTTTTTGTTGGTTAACCTCCTGAGCTCAGGTATGCTATTCCTCAGCATCTTTATTCCTCTATTCATCCTGTATTCCATTAGCCCATTGAAAGCCATTCGGTACAAATAG
- a CDS encoding FdtA/QdtA family cupin domain-containing protein: MKVGFYTVDTRHFEDGTTINIVELGNQLPFVVKRVYSLVLNQAGVKRGAHAHLNQTQLLYALSGHCIAKVWNQFGQMQSFDLSNSGQGLLLPQNHWIEIEALQPSVLVCLASEHYQNLQTLYNKSQFLNQ; this comes from the coding sequence GTGAAAGTTGGATTCTATACCGTTGATACCAGACACTTTGAAGATGGAACCACCATCAACATTGTGGAACTTGGAAACCAATTACCCTTTGTGGTAAAACGGGTTTACAGCCTGGTATTAAACCAAGCCGGAGTGAAAAGAGGCGCTCATGCACACCTCAACCAAACCCAATTGCTTTACGCCCTATCCGGTCATTGCATTGCCAAGGTATGGAACCAATTCGGCCAAATGCAAAGCTTCGACCTTTCCAATTCCGGCCAAGGCCTCCTCTTACCCCAAAACCACTGGATTGAAATTGAAGCCCTTCAGCCCTCCGTTTTGGTTTGCCTGGCTTCCGAACACTATCAAAACCTTCAAACCCTGTATAACAAATCCCAATTCCTAAACCAATAA
- a CDS encoding phytanoyl-CoA dioxygenase family protein, with protein sequence MKPIFKDAALQAAFEKDGFVVVDFYSPQQVEQLIQLYRDLHPKDEVGFFPSTFSSDKNYRKKADQTIREVAANRMQEIFTDFQEVCGSFIVKSPNPQSGMCVHQDMSLVDESRFTGVNIWAPLTDLTIQNGAIFVLPGSHRFFPTYRGSSIPEFFSPVMNEIVDYLQPVLISAGKAVVFDQSIIHFSPPNLSDQIRIVTNIFITNADAEFRTYFWDKNPENKVEIYAQESTFMTDFEQFGQNIHNRPRVGSLIQTEVYSFPKINAGFLAENCKPTQARILIESEWKAYQDAHQPTPSPKKWWQKIIG encoded by the coding sequence ATGAAACCCATTTTTAAAGATGCCGCTTTACAGGCTGCCTTCGAAAAAGACGGGTTTGTAGTGGTCGATTTCTACTCACCCCAACAAGTTGAACAACTTATACAACTCTACCGTGACCTACACCCTAAAGATGAAGTAGGTTTCTTCCCCAGTACGTTCTCGTCCGACAAAAACTACCGCAAAAAGGCCGACCAAACCATCCGGGAAGTGGCTGCAAACAGAATGCAGGAAATTTTTACCGATTTTCAGGAAGTTTGTGGCTCTTTCATCGTTAAAAGCCCCAATCCACAAAGCGGTATGTGTGTGCACCAAGACATGAGTCTGGTAGACGAAAGCCGTTTTACCGGTGTCAATATTTGGGCTCCTTTAACCGATTTAACCATTCAAAACGGAGCTATTTTTGTATTACCCGGCAGCCACCGTTTCTTTCCTACCTACCGCGGTAGCAGCATACCCGAATTCTTCTCCCCTGTCATGAATGAAATTGTCGACTACCTCCAACCCGTGCTCATCTCTGCCGGGAAAGCAGTTGTTTTCGACCAAAGTATCATTCACTTCTCCCCGCCCAATTTGTCTGACCAAATCCGAATTGTAACCAATATCTTTATTACCAATGCCGACGCCGAGTTCAGAACCTATTTCTGGGACAAAAACCCGGAAAACAAAGTAGAAATTTATGCCCAGGAAAGTACATTCATGACTGATTTTGAGCAATTTGGACAAAACATTCACAACCGCCCCCGGGTAGGTTCTCTAATCCAAACCGAAGTATATAGTTTCCCTAAAATCAATGCCGGTTTCCTGGCAGAAAATTGCAAACCCACCCAAGCCAGAATATTAATCGAATCGGAATGGAAGGCCTACCAAGACGCTCATCAACCAACTCCATCCCCCAAAAAATGGTGGCAAAAAATAATTGGATAA
- a CDS encoding phytanoyl-CoA dioxygenase family protein yields the protein MAVRIFKNSEHQALFDKQGFIVLPFLTTSEIQDLEAFFDQTHPNLHNNGFFSDSYHPDYNYKKLASEKIVHVFSRAYESYFTNYTPFGGAFLYKTPGQQSELAAHQDWTIVDETQQVALNCWVPLCDINETNGSLMILPGSHFQNYPSLRCPTLPFFFSGHEDIIHQNLIPFHVKAGTAIILNQSVIHYSLPNRSNAVRKAITAGIKSFGAQMYFHYKVPDLDLLEIFKEEDSFLIQFENFATDIMERPKLGEKVGEKPYTSPRFTKSEINSLIQSMRLKAGFDFVPLPPTQAPASNLFSRLKNWIAR from the coding sequence ATGGCCGTACGAATTTTTAAAAACAGTGAACACCAGGCTTTGTTCGACAAGCAAGGCTTTATTGTTCTCCCCTTTCTTACCACTTCCGAAATTCAAGACCTGGAAGCCTTTTTTGACCAAACCCATCCCAACCTCCACAACAATGGCTTCTTTTCCGATAGTTATCACCCCGATTACAACTATAAAAAACTAGCCAGCGAAAAAATTGTCCACGTGTTTTCCCGGGCCTACGAATCCTACTTTACCAATTATACCCCTTTTGGTGGGGCCTTTTTATATAAAACCCCCGGACAACAAAGCGAATTGGCAGCACACCAGGATTGGACCATCGTTGACGAAACTCAACAAGTTGCACTCAATTGCTGGGTTCCACTTTGCGATATCAACGAAACAAACGGTTCTCTCATGATACTCCCCGGTAGCCATTTCCAAAACTATCCCTCTTTGCGTTGTCCTACCTTGCCCTTCTTTTTTTCCGGTCACGAAGATATTATCCACCAAAACCTAATTCCGTTTCACGTAAAAGCAGGAACCGCCATCATCCTCAACCAAAGTGTAATTCATTACTCCTTACCCAACCGTTCCAATGCTGTTCGTAAAGCCATTACAGCAGGCATCAAAAGCTTTGGAGCTCAAATGTATTTCCACTACAAAGTGCCTGACCTCGACCTTCTGGAAATATTTAAAGAAGAGGATTCCTTTTTAATACAATTCGAAAATTTCGCCACCGATATCATGGAACGCCCCAAACTCGGTGAAAAAGTTGGCGAAAAACCATATACAAGTCCCCGGTTTACCAAATCAGAAATAAATTCCCTCATTCAGTCCATGCGCCTAAAAGCAGGTTTCGATTTTGTTCCATTGCCCCCTACCCAGGCACCCGCTTCAAATCTGTTTTCACGTTTAAAAAACTGGATTGCTCGCTAA